The Neisseria sicca genome includes a window with the following:
- a CDS encoding entericidin A/B family lipoprotein, translating into MKKFALIALTAMTLLSACNTISGMGKDVSAAGNAVSGSAESVKNY; encoded by the coding sequence ATGAAAAAATTCGCCCTCATTGCTTTGACCGCTATGACCTTGCTGTCTGCCTGCAACACCATTTCCGGTATGGGCAAAGATGTCAGCGCCGCCGGTAACGCAGTCAGTGGTTCTGCTGAGTCTGTAAAAAATTACTAA
- a CDS encoding IS30 family transposase, translating into MSYTQLTQDERYHIQYLSRHRTVTEIAKQLNRHKSTISREIRRHRTQGQQYSAEKAQKQSRTIKQRKRKPYKLDSQLIQHIDTLIRRKLSPEQVCAYLRKHHGITLHHSTIYRYLRQDKSNGGTLWQHLRICSKPYRKRYGSTWTRGKVPNRVGIENRPAIVDQKARIGDWEADTIVGKGQKSALLTLVERVTRYTIICKLDSLKAEDTALAAVRALKAHKARVHTITMDNGKEFYQHTKIAEALKAKTYFCRPYHSWEKGLNENTNGLIRQYFPKQTDFRNISNREIRRVQDELNHRPRKTLGYETPSVLFLNLFKPLIH; encoded by the coding sequence ATGAGCTACACACAACTGACCCAAGACGAACGATACCATATCCAATACCTGTCCCGCCACCGCACCGTCACAGAAATCGCCAAACAGCTTAACCGCCACAAAAGCACCATCAGTCGCGAAATCAGACGGCACCGCACCCAAGGGCAGCAATATAGTGCCGAAAAAGCACAGAAGCAGAGCCGGACTATCAAACAGCGTAAGCGAAAGCCCTATAAGCTTGATTCGCAGCTGATTCAACACATCGACACCCTTATCCGCCGCAAACTCAGTCCCGAACAAGTATGCGCCTACCTGCGCAAACATCACGGGATAACACTCCACCACAGCACCATTTACCGCTACCTCCGCCAAGACAAAAGCAACGGCGGCACCTTGTGGCAACACCTCAGAATATGCAGCAAACCCTACCGCAAACGCTACGGCAGCACATGGACCAGAGGCAAAGTGCCCAACCGCGTCGGCATAGAAAACCGACCCGCCATCGTCGACCAGAAAGCCCGCATCGGCGATTGGGAAGCCGACACCATCGTCGGCAAAGGACAGAAAAGCGCATTACTGACCTTGGTCGAACGCGTTACCCGCTACACCATCATCTGCAAATTGGACAGCCTCAAAGCCGAAGACACTGCTCTGGCAGCCGTTAGGGCATTAAAGGCACATAAAGCCAGAGTGCACACCATCACTATGGATAACGGCAAAGAGTTCTATCAACACACCAAAATAGCCGAAGCATTGAAGGCGAAAACCTATTTTTGCCGCCCCTACCATTCGTGGGAGAAAGGGCTGAATGAGAACACCAACGGACTCATCCGCCAATATTTCCCCAAACAAACCGATTTCCGAAACATCAGCAATCGGGAGATACGCAGGGTTCAAGATGAATTGAATCACCGGCCAAGAAAAACACTTGGCTACGAAACGCCAAGTGTTTTATTCTTGAATCTGTTCAAACCACTGATACACTAG
- a CDS encoding lipoprotein: MNKLLITTLAALTLAACSSTWSGAKDDASRNWDKTENAAERGWDKTKAAVKKGGNAVGRGMTHVGEKIEEATE; the protein is encoded by the coding sequence ATGAACAAACTGTTGATAACCACCCTTGCTGCCCTTACCCTGGCTGCCTGCTCCAGCACTTGGTCCGGAGCGAAAGATGACGCTAGCCGCAACTGGGATAAAACAGAAAACGCTGCCGAGCGCGGCTGGGACAAAACCAAAGCTGCCGTGAAAAAAGGCGGTAACGCTGTTGGCCGCGGCATGACCCATGTCGGCGAAAAAATTGAAGAAGCTACTGAATAA
- the leuD gene encoding 3-isopropylmalate dehydratase small subunit — translation MKAFTKITAIVAPLDRSNVDTDAIIPKQFLKSIKRSGFGPNAFDEWRYLDHGEPGMDNSKRPLNPDFSLNQPRYQGAQILLTRKNFGCGSSREHAPWALDDYGFRAVIAPSFADIFFNNCYKNGLLPIVLTEEQVDQLFKEVEANEGYQLSIDLAEQTLTTPNGETFKFDITEHRKHCLLNGLDEIGLTLQHADEIRDFEEKRRQSQPWLFNG, via the coding sequence ATGAAAGCCTTTACCAAAATCACCGCCATCGTCGCTCCGCTCGATCGCAGCAATGTTGACACCGACGCCATCATCCCCAAACAATTTTTAAAATCCATCAAACGAAGCGGCTTCGGTCCCAATGCCTTTGACGAATGGCGTTACCTCGACCACGGCGAACCGGGCATGGACAATAGCAAACGCCCGCTGAACCCCGATTTCTCGCTGAACCAGCCGCGTTACCAAGGCGCGCAAATCCTGTTGACACGCAAAAACTTCGGCTGCGGCTCCTCGCGCGAACACGCCCCTTGGGCATTGGATGACTACGGTTTCCGCGCCGTCATCGCCCCCAGCTTCGCCGACATCTTCTTCAACAACTGCTACAAAAACGGCCTCCTGCCCATCGTGTTGACCGAAGAACAAGTCGACCAGCTCTTCAAAGAAGTCGAAGCCAACGAAGGCTATCAGCTCTCCATCGACCTTGCCGAACAAACCCTGACCACGCCTAACGGCGAAACATTTAAATTCGACATTACCGAACACCGCAAACACTGCCTCTTAAACGGCTTGGACGAAATCGGCTTAACCCTGCAACACGCCGACGAAATCCGCGATTTCGAAGAAAAACGCCGCCAAAGCCAGCCTTGGCTGTTTAACGGTTGA
- the leuC gene encoding 3-isopropylmalate dehydratase large subunit produces the protein MSAQTLYDKLWNSHVVREEEDGTVLLYIDRHLVHEVTSPQAFEGLKMAGRKLWRIDSVVSTADHNTPTGDWDKGIQDPISKLQVDTLDKNIKEFGALAYFPFMDKGQGIVHVMGPEQGATLPGMTVVCGDSHTSTHGAFGALAHGIGTSEVEHTMATQCITAKKSKSMLITVEGRLKPGVTAKDVALYIIGQIGTAGGTGYAIEFGGEAIRSLSMEGRMTLCNMAIEAGARSGMVAVDQTTIDYVKDKPFAPKGEAWDKAVEYWRTLVSDEGAVFDKEYRFKAEDIEPQVTWGTSPEMVLDISGKVPNPAEETDPVKRSGMERALEYMGLEAGTPLNEIPVDIVFIGSCTNSRIEDLREAAAVVKGRKKADNVQRVLIVPGSGLVKRQAEQEGLDKIFIDAGFEWREPGCSMCLAMNADRLTPGQRCASTSNRNFEGRQGNGGRTHLVSPAMAAAAAVNGRFTDIRTMA, from the coding sequence ATGAGCGCACAAACCCTCTACGACAAACTCTGGAACAGCCACGTCGTCCGCGAAGAAGAAGACGGCACTGTCCTGCTCTATATCGACCGCCATTTAGTACACGAAGTCACCAGCCCTCAGGCATTTGAAGGTCTGAAAATGGCGGGGCGCAAGCTGTGGCGTATCGACAGCGTCGTCTCCACCGCCGACCACAACACCCCGACCGGCGATTGGGACAAAGGCATCCAAGACCCGATTTCCAAGCTGCAAGTCGATACTTTAGACAAAAATATCAAAGAGTTCGGCGCACTCGCCTACTTCCCGTTCATGGATAAAGGTCAGGGCATCGTTCATGTTATGGGACCGGAACAAGGCGCAACCCTGCCCGGCATGACCGTCGTCTGCGGCGACTCGCACACCTCTACCCACGGCGCATTCGGCGCACTGGCACACGGTATCGGCACTTCCGAAGTCGAACACACCATGGCGACCCAGTGTATTACCGCGAAAAAATCCAAATCCATGCTGATTACCGTTGAAGGTCGTCTGAAACCGGGCGTTACCGCTAAAGACGTTGCCCTCTACATCATCGGACAAATCGGTACGGCAGGCGGCACGGGCTACGCCATCGAGTTCGGCGGCGAAGCCATCCGTAGCCTCTCTATGGAAGGCCGCATGACCCTGTGCAACATGGCGATCGAAGCAGGGGCGCGCTCCGGCATGGTTGCCGTCGATCAAACCACCATTGACTATGTCAAAGACAAACCCTTCGCACCCAAAGGCGAAGCATGGGACAAAGCCGTCGAATACTGGCGCACGCTGGTTTCCGACGAAGGCGCGGTATTCGACAAAGAATACCGTTTCAAAGCCGAAGACATCGAACCGCAAGTAACATGGGGCACATCGCCCGAAATGGTTTTGGACATCAGCGGCAAAGTACCGAATCCTGCCGAAGAAACCGATCCCGTCAAACGCAGCGGCATGGAACGCGCCCTCGAATACATGGGTTTGGAAGCCGGCACGCCGCTGAACGAAATCCCCGTCGACATCGTATTCATCGGCTCCTGCACCAACAGCCGCATCGAAGATTTGCGCGAAGCCGCCGCCGTCGTCAAAGGCCGTAAAAAAGCCGACAATGTACAGCGCGTGTTAATCGTTCCCGGCTCCGGCTTGGTTAAACGGCAGGCGGAACAGGAAGGCTTGGACAAAATCTTCATTGATGCCGGTTTCGAATGGCGCGAACCGGGTTGCTCGATGTGTCTCGCCATGAACGCCGACCGCCTCACTCCGGGCCAACGCTGCGCCTCCACTTCCAACCGCAACTTCGAAGGCCGCCAAGGCAACGGCGGACGCACGCACCTGGTCAGCCCCGCTATGGCTGCAGCCGCCGCGGTAAACGGACGCTTTACCGACATCCGTACCATGGCATAA
- a CDS encoding lipoprotein, translated as MKKFALIALTAMTLLSACNTISGVAKDVSAAGTAVSNTAENVKTY; from the coding sequence ATGAAGAAATTTGCCCTAATCGCACTTACCGCGATGACCTTGCTCTCTGCCTGCAACACTATTTCAGGCGTAGCTAAAGACGTCAGTGCCGCCGGTACTGCTGTCAGCAATACCGCTGAAAATGTCAAAACCTACTGA
- the gshA gene encoding glutamate--cysteine ligase, which yields MKLPVMAAEHLSQLQAFEAKILCNHAKIEAWFRSQWNAHRPPFYGSVDIRNAGYKISSIDMNLFPGGFNNLNPNFIPLAAVAAQDAVQRACETAKSVLIIPENHTRNTFYLQNVYALSEILRSAGYEVRLGSLNPEVTEPTEFETALGDKILLEPLLRTRERVHLADGFSPCVVLLNNDLSAGVPDILKGISQTVLPPLHGGWTTRRKTEHFSAYNQVAAEFAKLIDIDEWQINPYFEKIGGLDFQEREGEDALAEAVERVLAKIQAKYDELGITDQPFVIVKADAGTYGMGVMSVKSADEVRGLNRKNRNKMAKVKEGLEVSEVIVQEGIYTYETMNGAVCEPVVYMMDRFVIGGFFRVHEGRGADENLNAGGMVFVPLSNSIPTGSGDNSQEAPEACKRVFEQWDSLGMPRSEKDCDVDNEHNRLYVYGVMARLSLLAAALELEQTAP from the coding sequence ATGAAATTACCGGTTATGGCTGCCGAACATCTGTCGCAACTTCAGGCGTTTGAAGCGAAAATCTTGTGCAACCACGCCAAAATTGAAGCATGGTTCCGTTCGCAATGGAACGCACACCGCCCGCCGTTTTATGGTTCGGTCGATATCCGCAATGCCGGTTACAAAATTTCGTCTATTGATATGAACTTGTTCCCCGGAGGTTTCAACAATCTGAATCCGAATTTCATCCCGCTGGCGGCAGTCGCGGCGCAAGATGCGGTACAACGCGCCTGCGAAACGGCAAAATCCGTATTGATTATTCCCGAAAACCATACCCGCAACACATTCTACCTGCAAAACGTTTACGCACTCAGCGAGATTTTGCGCTCGGCAGGGTATGAAGTCCGTTTGGGCAGCCTGAATCCGGAAGTTACCGAGCCGACCGAGTTTGAAACCGCGTTGGGCGATAAAATCCTGCTGGAACCTTTATTGCGTACCCGTGAGCGCGTCCATCTTGCAGACGGTTTCTCGCCTTGCGTCGTCTTGTTGAACAACGACTTGTCCGCGGGTGTTCCCGACATTCTCAAAGGCATCAGCCAAACCGTATTGCCTCCACTGCATGGTGGTTGGACGACGCGCCGCAAAACAGAGCATTTCAGCGCATACAACCAAGTCGCCGCCGAATTTGCCAAGCTGATTGACATCGACGAATGGCAGATTAACCCGTATTTCGAAAAAATCGGCGGTTTGGACTTCCAAGAGCGCGAAGGCGAAGACGCGTTGGCGGAAGCAGTAGAGCGCGTGCTGGCGAAAATTCAAGCCAAATACGACGAATTGGGCATTACCGACCAGCCTTTCGTGATTGTCAAAGCCGACGCGGGTACTTACGGCATGGGCGTGATGAGCGTCAAATCAGCCGACGAAGTGCGTGGGTTGAACCGCAAAAACCGCAACAAAATGGCGAAGGTCAAAGAAGGCTTGGAAGTCAGCGAAGTGATTGTCCAAGAAGGCATTTATACCTATGAAACCATGAACGGCGCCGTGTGCGAACCCGTCGTTTATATGATGGACCGTTTTGTTATCGGCGGCTTCTTCCGCGTACACGAAGGACGCGGAGCGGACGAAAACCTCAACGCCGGCGGCATGGTATTCGTCCCGCTGTCCAACAGCATCCCCACCGGCAGCGGCGACAACTCCCAAGAAGCCCCCGAAGCCTGCAAACGCGTATTCGAACAATGGGATTCGCTCGGTATGCCACGTTCTGAAAAAGACTGCGACGTGGACAACGAACACAACCGCCTCTACGTTTACGGCGTAATGGCGCGCCTGTCGCTGCTTGCCGCCGCGCTTGAGTTGGAACAAACTGCTCCATAA
- the clpP gene encoding ATP-dependent Clp endopeptidase proteolytic subunit ClpP: MSFDFNNYLVPTVIEQSGRGERAFDIYSRLLKERIVFLIGPVTDETANLVVAQLLFLESENPDKDIFFYINSPGGSVTAGMSIYDTMNFIKPNVSTLCLGQAASMGAFLLSAGEKGKRFALPNSRIMIHQPLINGGLGGQASDIEIHARELLKIKEKLNRLMAKHCGRDLADLERDTDRDNFMSAEEAKEYGLIDQVLENRASLQA; the protein is encoded by the coding sequence ATGTCCTTCGATTTCAATAATTACCTCGTTCCTACCGTTATCGAACAAAGCGGCCGCGGCGAGCGTGCATTTGATATTTACTCGCGCCTTTTGAAAGAGCGCATCGTATTTTTGATCGGCCCGGTAACCGACGAGACCGCTAATTTGGTGGTTGCCCAGCTGTTGTTTTTGGAAAGTGAAAATCCGGACAAAGATATTTTCTTCTATATCAATTCGCCCGGCGGTTCGGTAACGGCAGGTATGTCGATTTACGACACCATGAATTTCATCAAGCCCAACGTCTCCACTTTGTGCTTGGGACAAGCGGCAAGCATGGGCGCATTCCTGCTGTCGGCAGGTGAGAAAGGCAAACGTTTCGCCCTACCCAACAGCCGTATCATGATTCACCAGCCTTTGATCAACGGCGGTTTGGGCGGTCAGGCATCCGATATTGAAATCCATGCCCGCGAGCTGTTGAAAATCAAAGAGAAACTCAACCGCCTGATGGCGAAACACTGCGGCCGCGATTTGGCAGATTTGGAACGCGATACCGACCGCGACAACTTCATGTCCGCCGAAGAAGCCAAAGAATACGGTTTGATTGACCAAGTTTTGGAAAATCGTGCTTCTTTGCAGGCTTAA
- a CDS encoding DNA internalization-related competence protein ComEC/Rec2 has translation MLRYYGLPFWAVGVIASFALPSVPHWGVWLLAALVLLAASRRFAAAGMMLCVLLGAAYGVFRTEAALSVQWPLNGASESVLTVEVADMPRGDGRRVQFAAKAWTEDRRQFDLLLSDYQKRDWAVGSRWKVSARLKPIIGEVNLRGLNREAWALANGLDGAGTLGKGRSLVREGGGVGLAVWRDAVSRRWQAVGADSPDFSDGIGLMRALSIGEQSALRPELWQAFRPLGLTHLVSISGLHVTMVAVLAGWLVKLIFRRLPWIPAKPRVWILAGGAAGALFYALLAGFSVPTQRSVLMLTAFAWAWWRGSLSSGWTAWWQALAVVLLLDPLAVLGVGTWLSFGLVAALIWVSAGRLKERGWRLAVRGQWAATILSVVLLGYIFASLPIISPLVNAAMIPWFSWVLTPLALLGSVLPFAPLQWAAAGLAEYTLRGLVWLAEVSPEFAVAAAPVPLLVLAFAAALLWLLPRGLGLRPWACLVLAGFVFYRPERLDDGLARITVMDAGQGLSVLVQTRDRNLLFDTGTAQAAQTGIVPSLNAMGVRRLDTLILSHHDSDHDGGLDAVSDIEIGETLAGQPEFYPNAKLCTEAQWQWDGVDFELLRSSENPGSEDNDKSCVFRIVSDGQALLVTGDLGVKGEAELVERYGSSLYSQVLILGHHGSNTASSGGFLNTVAPKYAVASSGYANAYKHPTPAVQTRVRAHGATLLRTDLSGALVFELGGDEIFKGRLKRDKFYWQKKPFE, from the coding sequence TTGCTGAGATATTATGGATTGCCGTTTTGGGCAGTCGGCGTCATCGCTTCGTTCGCTTTGCCGTCCGTACCGCATTGGGGCGTGTGGTTGTTGGCGGCATTAGTTTTGCTGGCGGCTTCGCGGCGGTTTGCGGCGGCGGGAATGATGCTGTGTGTCCTGCTTGGCGCGGCTTACGGCGTGTTTCGGACGGAAGCGGCTTTGTCGGTGCAATGGCCGCTGAACGGGGCTTCGGAGTCGGTGTTGACGGTTGAAGTCGCGGATATGCCGCGCGGCGACGGGCGGCGGGTGCAGTTTGCGGCGAAGGCGTGGACAGAGGACAGGCGGCAGTTTGATTTATTACTGTCGGATTATCAGAAACGCGATTGGGCGGTGGGCAGCCGCTGGAAAGTGTCGGCACGGCTCAAGCCGATTATCGGCGAAGTGAACCTGCGCGGGCTGAACCGCGAGGCTTGGGCGTTGGCAAACGGTTTGGATGGCGCGGGTACGCTGGGCAAGGGCAGGAGCTTGGTTCGCGAGGGCGGCGGTGTCGGCTTGGCGGTGTGGCGCGATGCAGTCAGCCGCCGTTGGCAGGCTGTCGGGGCGGACAGTCCGGATTTTTCGGACGGTATCGGTCTGATGCGGGCTTTGAGCATAGGCGAACAATCGGCGTTGAGGCCCGAACTGTGGCAGGCGTTCCGACCTTTGGGCTTGACGCACTTGGTCAGTATTTCGGGGCTGCACGTTACGATGGTGGCGGTGTTGGCGGGTTGGCTGGTCAAACTGATTTTCAGACGACTGCCTTGGATACCGGCAAAACCACGCGTGTGGATTTTGGCGGGCGGTGCAGCGGGGGCTTTGTTTTATGCGCTGCTGGCGGGCTTTTCCGTGCCGACGCAGCGCAGCGTTTTGATGTTGACGGCGTTTGCCTGGGCGTGGTGGCGCGGCAGTCTGTCTTCGGGCTGGACGGCGTGGTGGCAGGCTTTGGCAGTGGTGTTGCTGCTTGATCCTCTGGCGGTTTTGGGCGTCGGCACTTGGCTGTCGTTCGGCTTGGTTGCAGCCTTGATTTGGGTTTCGGCAGGTCGTCTGAAAGAACGCGGCTGGCGTTTGGCTGTACGCGGACAATGGGCGGCGACGATATTGTCGGTGGTATTACTGGGCTATATTTTTGCGTCCTTGCCCATCATCAGTCCTTTGGTCAATGCGGCGATGATTCCTTGGTTTTCTTGGGTTTTGACACCTTTGGCGTTGCTGGGGTCGGTGTTGCCGTTCGCGCCTTTGCAATGGGCGGCGGCAGGTTTGGCGGAATACACTTTGCGCGGCTTGGTTTGGCTGGCGGAGGTATCGCCTGAATTTGCCGTAGCCGCCGCGCCTGTGCCGCTGTTGGTTTTGGCTTTTGCGGCGGCTTTGCTGTGGCTGTTGCCGCGCGGACTGGGGCTGCGGCCTTGGGCGTGTTTGGTGTTGGCTGGATTTGTGTTTTACCGCCCGGAACGACTGGACGACGGGTTGGCGCGGATTACCGTAATGGATGCGGGACAGGGTTTATCGGTATTGGTACAGACGCGTGACCGCAACCTGCTGTTTGACACAGGGACGGCGCAGGCGGCACAAACGGGTATCGTGCCGAGCCTGAACGCCATGGGTGTGCGCCGTTTGGACACGCTGATTTTGTCGCATCACGACAGCGACCACGACGGCGGTTTGGATGCCGTTTCCGATATTGAAATCGGCGAAACGCTGGCGGGGCAGCCTGAGTTTTATCCGAACGCAAAACTTTGCACCGAAGCGCAATGGCAATGGGACGGCGTGGATTTCGAGTTATTGAGGTCGTCTGAAAACCCAGGTAGCGAAGACAATGACAAAAGCTGCGTCTTCCGCATCGTTTCCGACGGACAGGCTTTGCTGGTTACGGGTGATTTGGGCGTGAAGGGCGAAGCGGAACTGGTAGAACGCTACGGCAGCTCGCTGTACAGCCAAGTTTTGATATTGGGACACCACGGCAGCAATACGGCTTCATCCGGCGGCTTCCTAAACACCGTCGCGCCCAAATATGCCGTCGCTTCCAGTGGCTACGCCAACGCCTACAAACACCCCACCCCCGCCGTCCAAACCCGCGTCCGCGCACACGGCGCGACTTTGTTGCGGACGGATTTGTCGGGCGCGCTGGTGTTTGAATTGGGCGGCGATGAAATCTTTAAAGGTCGTCTGAAAAGAGATAAGTTTTATTGGCAGAAAAAGCCGTTTGAATAA